From Edaphobacter lichenicola, the proteins below share one genomic window:
- a CDS encoding ATP-binding cassette domain-containing protein, whose amino-acid sequence MRMLDTMQGMGSAMLLDVKDLTVGFGRHEAVKGISFEINAGETLGLVGESGSGKSATSLAVLRLLPESARVSGAIRFDEEELLALPEEAMRRRRGREIAMIFQEPMTALNPVMPVGAQIAEAVAAHHPEIGRRAVRARVLEAMDEVGLLEVELRAKDYPHQFSGGQRQRILIAMAIVNRPRLLIADEPTTALDVTVQAQILELLKALRQEHRLAMLFISHDLAVVSQVADRVAVMQHGVIVEQAEARRLFLEPQHAYTRRLLASAPTMKTDRSQPLASV is encoded by the coding sequence ATGAGGATGTTGGATACCATGCAGGGTATGGGTTCTGCGATGCTGCTTGACGTGAAGGATCTTACGGTCGGCTTTGGGCGGCATGAGGCTGTAAAAGGTATCTCGTTCGAGATCAATGCCGGCGAAACACTCGGGTTGGTGGGGGAGTCGGGGTCGGGAAAGTCGGCGACTTCGCTGGCGGTGCTGCGGCTGTTGCCGGAGAGCGCGCGAGTGAGTGGGGCGATTCGGTTCGATGAGGAGGAGCTGCTTGCGCTGCCTGAGGAGGCGATGCGGCGGCGGCGGGGTCGCGAGATCGCGATGATCTTTCAGGAGCCGATGACGGCGCTGAATCCGGTGATGCCGGTGGGGGCGCAGATTGCAGAGGCGGTCGCGGCGCATCATCCGGAGATCGGGCGGAGAGCGGTGAGGGCGCGGGTTTTGGAAGCGATGGACGAGGTTGGTCTACTGGAGGTTGAGCTGAGGGCCAAGGACTATCCGCACCAGTTTTCCGGGGGCCAGCGGCAGAGGATTTTGATCGCGATGGCGATTGTGAATCGGCCACGGTTGCTGATCGCGGATGAGCCGACGACGGCGTTGGATGTGACGGTGCAGGCGCAGATTCTGGAGCTGTTGAAGGCGTTGAGGCAGGAGCATCGACTGGCGATGTTGTTCATCTCACACGATCTGGCGGTGGTGTCGCAGGTGGCCGATCGTGTGGCGGTAATGCAGCATGGCGTGATTGTGGAGCAGGCGGAGGCGAGGAGGCTTTTTCTGGAGCCACAGCATGCTTATACGCGCAGACTGCTGGCTTCGGCTCCGACGATGAAGACGGACCGGTCACAGCCACTGGCTTCGGTTTGA
- a CDS encoding metallophosphoesterase family protein: protein MRALVMSDIHGNLEALNAVLAAAEPYDVLWNLGDVVGYGGSPNEVVALMRAKAQVNVRGNHDRVCCGLTSAVGFNPVARAAAEWTKAELTGENLAWLKAMPQGPVVPEQPDVTCVHGSPLNEDQYILSMRDAWAPLQQAATAITFFGHTHLQGGFSQKEHEWHEVKTHFRTRNAVESWKMLIPEGTRHLINPGSVGQPRDSDWRAAFVVYDLEAREIIYHRVPYDLTAAQGRILMAGLPERLAARLREGR, encoded by the coding sequence ATGCGCGCGCTGGTTATGTCAGATATTCACGGGAACCTCGAAGCATTGAACGCAGTTCTTGCCGCGGCAGAGCCGTATGACGTGCTGTGGAACCTGGGCGATGTGGTGGGATATGGGGGAAGTCCGAATGAGGTTGTAGCGCTGATGCGGGCGAAGGCACAGGTGAATGTGCGCGGAAACCATGACCGGGTGTGCTGTGGGTTGACGTCGGCGGTGGGGTTTAATCCTGTGGCTAGAGCGGCTGCGGAGTGGACTAAGGCTGAATTGACTGGAGAAAATCTGGCGTGGCTGAAGGCGATGCCGCAGGGGCCAGTGGTTCCTGAGCAGCCGGATGTGACTTGCGTGCATGGGTCGCCGCTGAATGAGGATCAGTACATCTTGAGCATGCGGGATGCGTGGGCTCCGCTGCAGCAGGCGGCTACGGCGATTACGTTCTTTGGGCATACGCATCTGCAGGGTGGGTTCTCGCAGAAGGAGCATGAATGGCACGAGGTCAAGACGCACTTCCGCACGAGGAACGCGGTAGAGAGCTGGAAGATGTTGATTCCAGAGGGGACGCGGCATCTGATTAATCCGGGGTCGGTGGGCCAGCCGCGGGATTCGGATTGGCGGGCAGCGTTTGTGGTGTATGACCTTGAGGCGCGGGAGATTATTTATCATCGCGTGCCGTATGACCTGACGGCGGCTCAGGGGAGGATCCTGATGGCGGGGTTGCCGGAGAGGCTGGCGGCTCGTCTGCGCGAGGGGAGATAA
- a CDS encoding glycoside hydrolase family 27 protein, with protein MVLRKALLIPFVLLCIGESSTLRAQSTLAATPPMGWNSWNHFAEHVTDADVRTAADLMVSTGMRDAGYVYVNVDDTWQGTRDANGELHPNSRFPDMKKLGDYIHSKGLKFGIYSSPGPKTCGGYEGSLGHEVQDAQMYARWGVDFLKYDLCSMQDPMRELTAKNNGNTDAAFKMMIDAFRKMGDALKATNRPILYSLCQYGIAEPWKWGPGVGAQMWRTTDDINDTWGRMTIIGLEQADLAPFAGSGHWNDPDMLEVGNGHMTTDEYRTHMSLWALLAAPLLAGNDLSKMSPDDKSILLNKEAIAIDQDSLGKQATRLYQRGDFSVWTKPLADGRVAVGMFNTALDSRDVALDLNQIGFAQGATLHDVWENKDLGRRTGIYSRNISKHGVALLILSR; from the coding sequence ATGGTTCTTCGCAAAGCACTTTTAATTCCATTCGTTCTTCTCTGTATCGGCGAGTCTTCAACCCTGCGCGCCCAGTCCACTCTCGCCGCAACCCCTCCCATGGGCTGGAACAGTTGGAACCACTTCGCGGAACACGTCACCGACGCCGACGTGCGCACCGCAGCCGATCTCATGGTCTCCACCGGCATGCGTGACGCCGGCTACGTCTACGTCAACGTGGACGACACCTGGCAGGGCACCCGCGACGCCAACGGCGAGCTCCATCCCAACAGTCGCTTCCCCGACATGAAGAAGCTCGGCGACTACATCCACTCCAAGGGTCTCAAGTTCGGGATCTACTCGTCGCCCGGGCCGAAGACCTGCGGAGGCTACGAAGGCAGTCTCGGACACGAGGTTCAGGACGCACAGATGTATGCTCGCTGGGGCGTCGACTTCCTCAAGTACGACCTCTGCTCCATGCAGGATCCCATGCGCGAGCTCACCGCAAAGAACAACGGCAATACCGACGCAGCCTTCAAAATGATGATCGACGCCTTTCGCAAGATGGGTGACGCCCTCAAAGCGACCAACCGGCCCATCCTGTACAGCCTCTGCCAGTACGGCATCGCTGAACCCTGGAAGTGGGGGCCTGGCGTTGGCGCACAGATGTGGCGAACCACTGACGACATCAACGACACCTGGGGCCGCATGACCATCATTGGCCTTGAACAAGCTGATCTCGCCCCGTTCGCCGGATCCGGCCACTGGAACGATCCCGACATGCTCGAGGTCGGCAACGGCCACATGACTACAGACGAGTATCGAACCCACATGAGCCTCTGGGCTCTCCTCGCCGCGCCTCTCCTAGCCGGAAACGATCTTAGCAAGATGTCACCGGACGACAAGAGCATCCTCCTCAACAAGGAGGCAATCGCCATCGATCAGGACTCCCTCGGCAAACAAGCCACTCGGCTCTACCAGCGAGGAGACTTCTCTGTCTGGACCAAACCTCTTGCCGACGGAAGAGTTGCTGTCGGCATGTTCAACACTGCTCTCGACTCCCGCGACGTAGCTCTCGATCTCAACCAGATCGGCTTCGCTCAAGGAGCGACTCTCCACGACGTCTGGGAGAACAAGGACCTCGGCAGACGAACGGGCATCTACTCTCGCAACATCTCCAAGCACGGAGTCGCGCTACTCATTCTCAGCAGATAG
- a CDS encoding ABC-F family ATP-binding cassette domain-containing protein, with translation MLQLSAAGKRFGQKLLFEDANWLINPDERTGLVGGNGTGKSTLLKIIGGIESLDYGTITRNKGVTLGYLPQDGLALRGRTVFSECLSVFDHLHELERESIALTTTLSEADPKSKEYATAAERYSDIADQLHVHDIYNLDSQVGAVLGGLGFSKEDWDRNTEEFSGGWQMRIALAKLLLQKPSLLLLDEPTNHLDIESRNWLETYLHDYPNAYILISHDRYFLDVTVNKTVELWNKRMHTYHGNYEKYVAQKEERRTQLMNAYKNQRDRIDALEAFISRFRYQATKAKQVQSRIKELEKIERIEVPEDESTIHFSIPQPPASGRTVLEVNNLKKIYPTPTGGEKLILDDLSFTIERGDRIALVGANGAGKSTLIRLLSRQEAATAGTIREGHNVLSDFFAQDQYKVLDPAAGMLDDISGAAPKVPVVELRSLLGCFMFSGDDVFKKLGVLSGGERNRYAMAKMLVSPSNFLLLDEPTNHLDLRAKDVLLDAIRNFTGTVLFVSHDRYFIDGLATRVFEVEDRRLHIYPGNYEDYLWRKQGGPEKVTEQITNSIAPTRPGTNPGAPSFTSFVKGGLSSEARPLSPEPGTEPGAPGLDSETWDSAAATTPAVPAIPIKRLNPIKLKQLEDRLHHAEEEIPRLESLIAAAEARLGSFTSADQSQRDAAELDALRAKRATLLAEWEELSLTLEEQQTA, from the coding sequence ATGCTCCAACTCTCAGCAGCCGGCAAACGCTTCGGCCAAAAACTCCTCTTCGAAGACGCGAACTGGCTCATCAATCCAGACGAGCGCACCGGTCTGGTCGGCGGCAACGGCACCGGCAAATCCACCCTCCTCAAGATCATCGGCGGCATCGAGTCCCTCGACTACGGCACCATCACCCGCAACAAAGGCGTCACCCTCGGCTACCTCCCGCAGGACGGCCTCGCCCTCCGCGGCCGCACCGTCTTCAGCGAGTGCCTCTCCGTCTTCGACCACCTCCACGAGCTCGAACGCGAGTCCATCGCCCTCACCACCACACTCTCCGAGGCCGACCCAAAATCGAAAGAGTACGCCACCGCAGCCGAACGCTACTCCGACATCGCCGACCAGCTCCACGTCCACGACATCTACAACCTCGACTCGCAAGTTGGCGCAGTCCTCGGCGGCCTCGGCTTCTCCAAAGAAGACTGGGACCGCAACACCGAAGAGTTCTCCGGCGGCTGGCAGATGCGTATCGCACTAGCCAAGCTCCTCCTGCAAAAACCGTCTCTGCTCTTACTCGACGAGCCCACCAACCACCTCGACATCGAATCCCGCAACTGGCTCGAAACCTACCTCCACGACTACCCCAACGCCTACATCCTCATCTCGCACGACCGCTACTTCCTCGACGTCACCGTCAACAAGACCGTCGAACTCTGGAACAAGCGCATGCACACCTACCACGGCAACTACGAGAAGTACGTCGCGCAAAAAGAAGAGCGACGCACCCAGCTCATGAACGCGTACAAAAATCAGCGCGACCGCATCGACGCCCTCGAAGCCTTCATCAGCCGCTTCCGCTACCAGGCCACCAAGGCCAAGCAGGTCCAGTCCCGCATCAAAGAACTCGAAAAGATCGAGCGCATCGAGGTTCCCGAAGATGAGTCCACCATCCACTTCTCCATCCCGCAGCCCCCGGCCAGCGGCCGCACCGTCCTCGAAGTCAACAACCTCAAAAAGATCTACCCCACCCCAACCGGCGGCGAAAAACTAATCCTCGACGACCTCAGCTTTACCATCGAACGCGGCGACCGCATCGCCCTCGTCGGCGCGAACGGCGCAGGAAAATCCACCCTCATCCGCCTCCTCAGCCGTCAGGAAGCCGCCACCGCAGGCACCATCCGCGAAGGCCACAACGTCCTCTCAGACTTCTTCGCGCAGGACCAGTACAAAGTCCTCGACCCCGCCGCCGGCATGCTCGACGACATCAGCGGAGCCGCCCCCAAGGTCCCCGTCGTCGAACTCCGCTCCCTCCTCGGCTGCTTCATGTTCTCCGGCGACGACGTCTTCAAAAAACTCGGCGTCCTCTCGGGCGGCGAACGCAACCGCTACGCCATGGCCAAGATGCTCGTATCGCCCTCGAACTTCCTACTCTTGGACGAGCCCACCAACCACCTCGACCTCCGCGCCAAAGACGTTTTGCTGGACGCCATTCGAAACTTTACCGGCACCGTCCTCTTCGTCTCGCACGACCGCTACTTCATCGACGGCCTCGCCACCCGCGTCTTCGAAGTAGAAGACCGCCGCCTCCACATCTACCCCGGCAACTACGAGGACTACCTCTGGCGCAAACAGGGAGGCCCCGAAAAAGTAACCGAACAGATTACAAACTCCATCGCCCCAACCCGACCCGGCACAAATCCGGGTGCCCCATCCTTCACGTCTTTTGTGAAGGGTGGGTTATCGAGCGAAGCTCGACCGCTCTCTCCCGAACCCGGCACAGAACCGGGTGCCCCAGGTCTCGATTCTGAGACCTGGGATTCCGCAGCGGCCACAACGCCCGCCGTCCCCGCCATCCCAATCAAGCGCCTCAACCCCATCAAGCTCAAGCAGCTCGAAGACCGCCTCCACCACGCCGAAGAAGAGATCCCACGCCTCGAATCCCTCATCGCCGCCGCCGAAGCCCGTCTCGGCAGCTTCACCTCCGCCGATCAATCCCAACGAGACGCCGCCGAACTGGACGCACTCCGCGCAAAGCGCGCAACCCTCCTGGCCGAGTGGGAAGAACTCTCCCTGACCCTCGAGGAGCAGCAAACTGCCTAA
- a CDS encoding DUF255 domain-containing protein, which translates to MRLRSAVLLSLMALTGSGWASAPAAPVALHWQPWSDAAFAQARAEHKFVLLDLEAVWCHWCHVMDEVTYRDPAVVRLLNQKYVLVKVDQDSRPDISNRYQDYGWPATVVFAANGSEIVKRQGYLPPRLMSSMLQAIIDDPSPGPSIEREAVFRPASDSAIRPALLARIEAQYEKQYDKPIGGWGFVHKYLDEESVEYAMRQGGRGNAEYAKRAADTLHDATNLLDPVWGGMYQYSVGRHWTEPHFEKLISIQADALREYSLAFAQTQSPEDLSAAQSVHGYVTNFLMAPSAGVFFVSQDADLHDGQENEAYFKLSDAGRRAQGIPRVDTHVYARENGWMIAALCDYYAASGDGSALAQAQRAAAWIVVHRSLPGDGFRHDDVDAAGPYLGDTLAMGQAFLALYNVTGDRGDLKAAAAAAQYVAAHFAPAVAGGGFVTAQKATDAAYRPHPDRDENVALVRFASALAVASGDERFRATAAEAMRFLAAESVALQPLSAGVLLANEDMTEAPIHVTVVGAAASAEVMALHAAALRSITSHELIEIRDPADPAPLPTSVTYPPLKRAALFLCTAQACSSPIFRGEDVRAKIQRAQLQGVR; encoded by the coding sequence ATGCGATTACGCTCGGCGGTCCTACTCTCATTGATGGCGCTTACTGGTTCGGGTTGGGCTTCGGCTCCTGCGGCGCCGGTAGCTTTGCATTGGCAGCCGTGGTCGGATGCGGCGTTTGCGCAGGCGCGGGCGGAGCATAAGTTTGTGCTGCTGGACCTGGAGGCGGTTTGGTGCCACTGGTGCCATGTGATGGATGAGGTGACGTATCGCGATCCTGCGGTGGTGCGGCTGCTGAATCAGAAGTATGTGCTGGTGAAGGTGGATCAGGACTCGCGGCCGGACATCTCGAATCGGTATCAGGACTATGGATGGCCCGCTACGGTGGTGTTTGCAGCGAATGGGTCGGAGATTGTGAAGCGGCAGGGATATCTGCCGCCGCGGCTGATGTCGTCGATGCTGCAGGCGATTATTGATGATCCTTCGCCGGGGCCGAGCATCGAGAGGGAGGCTGTGTTTCGGCCGGCTTCGGATTCGGCGATCAGGCCGGCGCTGCTGGCGCGGATTGAGGCGCAGTATGAGAAGCAGTATGACAAGCCGATTGGCGGGTGGGGGTTTGTTCATAAGTATCTGGATGAAGAGTCGGTGGAGTATGCGATGCGGCAGGGTGGGCGGGGGAATGCGGAGTATGCGAAGCGGGCGGCGGATACGCTGCATGATGCGACGAACCTGCTGGACCCGGTGTGGGGTGGGATGTATCAGTACTCTGTTGGGCGGCATTGGACGGAGCCGCACTTCGAGAAGCTGATCTCGATTCAGGCGGACGCGCTGCGGGAGTACTCGCTCGCCTTTGCACAGACGCAGAGTCCGGAGGATTTGAGTGCGGCGCAGTCTGTGCATGGTTACGTTACAAACTTTCTGATGGCTCCTTCGGCGGGTGTGTTTTTTGTTTCGCAGGATGCGGATCTGCATGATGGGCAGGAGAATGAGGCTTACTTCAAACTTTCGGATGCAGGGCGGAGGGCGCAGGGGATTCCGCGGGTGGATACGCATGTGTACGCTCGCGAGAATGGGTGGATGATCGCGGCGCTGTGCGACTACTATGCTGCGAGCGGGGATGGGTCGGCGTTGGCGCAGGCTCAGCGTGCGGCGGCCTGGATCGTTGTGCATCGCAGTTTGCCCGGGGATGGTTTTCGGCACGATGACGTTGATGCTGCGGGCCCTTATCTTGGCGATACGCTGGCGATGGGGCAGGCTTTTCTGGCGCTCTATAACGTTACGGGGGATCGCGGGGATTTGAAGGCTGCGGCTGCGGCGGCGCAGTATGTTGCGGCACACTTTGCGCCGGCTGTGGCGGGTGGGGGATTTGTTACGGCACAGAAGGCTACGGATGCTGCGTATCGGCCGCATCCTGATCGGGACGAGAATGTTGCGCTGGTCAGGTTTGCTTCGGCGCTTGCGGTTGCTTCGGGGGATGAGCGGTTTCGAGCTACTGCTGCGGAGGCGATGCGGTTTCTGGCGGCGGAGTCGGTTGCGCTGCAGCCGCTGTCGGCTGGGGTGTTGCTTGCGAATGAGGATATGACGGAGGCTCCGATTCACGTCACGGTGGTGGGTGCGGCTGCGAGTGCGGAGGTGATGGCGCTGCATGCGGCTGCGCTGCGCTCGATTACGTCGCATGAGTTGATTGAGATACGCGATCCGGCAGACCCGGCGCCGCTGCCGACCAGCGTAACGTATCCTCCGTTGAAGCGGGCTGCGCTTTTTCTTTGTACGGCGCAGGCTTGCTCGTCGCCGATCTTTCGTGGGGAGGATGTTCGGGCGAAGATTCAACGGGCGCAGCTTCAGGGGGTGCGTTGA
- a CDS encoding recombinase family protein, which translates to MAYFERVRDVVSGPFSPEMMRQRTAAGWQLVSMEWRRELPDQEAPTEGAFGEEIPYGLRISEDCMRLEVEPRENQTLMLMMDLLGQDFSYASIVSDLNEKGFRMRNGGPWNRVAVFKMMPRLIEVGPRLFSSEEWKGREKRLTQWRTTEGI; encoded by the coding sequence ATGGCTTATTTCGAAAGGGTTCGCGATGTGGTCTCGGGGCCGTTTAGCCCGGAGATGATGAGGCAGCGGACGGCTGCCGGATGGCAACTGGTGTCGATGGAGTGGAGGCGGGAGTTGCCGGATCAGGAGGCTCCGACGGAGGGCGCGTTTGGGGAAGAGATTCCTTATGGGCTGCGGATCTCGGAGGACTGCATGCGGCTGGAGGTAGAACCGAGGGAGAACCAGACGCTGATGTTGATGATGGATCTGCTGGGGCAGGACTTTTCGTATGCAAGCATCGTCAGCGACCTGAATGAGAAGGGCTTTCGGATGCGCAATGGCGGGCCGTGGAACCGGGTGGCGGTGTTCAAGATGATGCCGCGGCTGATCGAGGTGGGGCCGAGGCTGTTTTCGTCCGAGGAGTGGAAGGGGCGGGAGAAGCGGTTGACGCAATGGAGGACCACGGAGGGGATTTAG
- a CDS encoding AsmA family protein — MKDEVMETASTERRRWWRSRWIVWVGVSFAVLVVAGALAVEWGLRQMQPMLRKKVVETLSARFHSPVELDRLELSMTREMIVTGGGLRILYLAGPTKPDARPDAPPMLEVDRFEFRAGWRELLRPTTRLVTVKVQGLRVNIPPKGERGVREPDDPKRSGQSALGIVVDRIECTDAKVTLETSKPGKKPLEFAISSVVLTDVGAKKPLNYTAVLVNPKPVGEVRSTGHFGPWQGDNPRDTPLDGDYEFTHADLSSIHGLGGILSSTGKFGGTLGNLTADGTTETPDFRLDISDHAVPLHTEFHAVVDGTTGDTWLDPVRARLGRTEITARGAVTRAVGVPGHNTDLSVVIERGRLEDILSLALKSNPPLMRGALAANVHFVDPAGPVSVSRKMRAQGTFAIKEGMLNNPEMQAKMDSLSMRAQGRPKQANAQEAEVVGSALSGKFSIANAVLDVTDLDYKMPGAEMLADGQMLLVPSTFEFHGKVRTQATASQMTTGWKSMLLAPFDKLLKKNGAGLELPIKVTGTRSTYDLRLDFPHDTRAPAGLPTPAK, encoded by the coding sequence TTGAAGGATGAGGTGATGGAGACGGCATCGACGGAGCGCCGGAGATGGTGGCGGAGCCGGTGGATCGTCTGGGTGGGAGTGAGCTTTGCGGTGCTGGTGGTTGCGGGTGCGCTGGCGGTGGAGTGGGGGCTGAGGCAGATGCAGCCGATGCTGCGGAAGAAGGTAGTGGAGACGCTCTCGGCGCGGTTTCACAGCCCGGTGGAGCTGGATCGGCTTGAGCTTTCGATGACCAGGGAGATGATTGTGACCGGTGGAGGGTTGCGGATTCTCTACCTGGCGGGACCGACGAAGCCGGATGCGAGGCCCGATGCGCCGCCGATGCTGGAGGTCGATCGCTTTGAGTTCAGGGCGGGATGGCGCGAGTTGCTGCGGCCTACGACGCGGCTGGTGACTGTGAAGGTCCAGGGGCTGCGGGTGAATATTCCGCCGAAGGGAGAGCGCGGTGTCCGGGAGCCGGATGATCCGAAGCGGTCGGGGCAGTCGGCGCTGGGGATTGTGGTGGACAGGATTGAGTGCACGGACGCGAAGGTGACGCTGGAGACGAGCAAGCCGGGGAAGAAGCCGCTGGAGTTTGCCATCAGCAGCGTGGTGTTGACCGACGTGGGTGCGAAGAAGCCGCTGAACTATACGGCGGTGCTGGTGAATCCGAAGCCGGTGGGAGAGGTGCGGTCGACGGGGCACTTTGGGCCGTGGCAGGGGGACAATCCGCGGGATACGCCACTGGATGGGGACTACGAGTTCACTCATGCGGACCTGTCCTCGATTCATGGACTGGGCGGGATACTGTCTTCGACGGGGAAGTTTGGCGGGACGCTGGGGAACTTGACTGCGGATGGGACGACGGAGACGCCGGACTTTCGACTGGACATCAGCGATCATGCGGTGCCGCTGCATACGGAGTTTCATGCGGTGGTGGATGGGACGACGGGGGATACGTGGCTGGATCCGGTGCGGGCGCGGCTGGGCAGGACCGAGATTACGGCGCGTGGGGCGGTGACGCGGGCGGTGGGGGTGCCGGGTCATAATACCGACCTGAGTGTGGTGATTGAGAGGGGGCGGCTTGAGGATATTTTGAGCCTTGCGTTGAAGTCGAACCCGCCGCTGATGCGAGGGGCGCTTGCGGCGAACGTGCATTTCGTCGATCCTGCGGGGCCGGTGAGTGTTTCGCGCAAGATGAGGGCGCAGGGCACGTTCGCGATCAAGGAGGGGATGCTGAACAATCCGGAGATGCAGGCGAAGATGGACTCGCTGAGCATGAGAGCGCAGGGGAGGCCGAAGCAGGCGAATGCGCAGGAGGCGGAGGTGGTGGGGTCGGCGCTGAGCGGAAAGTTTTCGATTGCGAATGCGGTGCTGGATGTGACGGACCTGGACTACAAGATGCCTGGGGCGGAGATGCTGGCCGACGGGCAGATGCTGCTGGTTCCGAGCACGTTTGAGTTTCATGGGAAGGTGAGGACGCAGGCGACGGCCTCGCAGATGACGACAGGGTGGAAGAGTATGCTGCTGGCTCCGTTCGACAAGCTGCTGAAGAAGAATGGTGCGGGGTTGGAGCTGCCGATCAAGGTGACGGGAACGCGTTCGACGTATGATCTGCGGCTGGATTTTCCGCACGATACGCGGGCTCCGGCTGGGCTGCCAACTCCCGCAAAATGA
- a CDS encoding LOG family protein: protein MNPKVPETQEQAPLAYENAEFLSSPDGRMLRILAEYQEPMARFRRERIQDTVVFFGSARFRALDVASSELELLANTGSSEPAPKDAQPASPEEIASGEASAQKLRLAEAAVEMARYYEDARRLAGLVASWSKTLPGRRHRFVVTSGGGSGIMEAANRGAYEAGCKTIGLNIKLPFEQHPNPYITPALSFDFHYFFMRKYWFAYLAKALVVFPGGFGTLDEMFELLTLAQTRKLAKKITVVIYGSSYWKNVINLELLAEKGAIATADLELFEFADTPEQAFELLKTGLTENHLESDYEREQARLEKQQNSDDPAPSVQELMGPDIAKTR from the coding sequence ATGAACCCTAAGGTGCCCGAGACGCAGGAACAGGCTCCGCTGGCGTATGAGAATGCGGAGTTTTTGAGTTCGCCGGATGGGCGGATGCTGCGGATCCTGGCGGAGTATCAGGAGCCGATGGCGCGATTTCGCCGGGAGCGGATTCAGGATACGGTGGTGTTCTTTGGCTCGGCGCGGTTTCGCGCGCTGGATGTGGCGAGCTCGGAGCTTGAGCTGCTGGCGAATACGGGTTCGAGCGAGCCAGCTCCTAAAGATGCTCAGCCGGCGAGTCCTGAGGAGATAGCGAGCGGCGAGGCGAGTGCGCAGAAGCTGCGGCTGGCTGAGGCTGCGGTGGAGATGGCTCGTTACTATGAGGACGCGCGGCGGCTGGCGGGGTTGGTCGCGTCGTGGTCGAAGACGCTGCCCGGGCGGCGTCACAGATTTGTGGTGACCTCGGGCGGTGGCTCGGGGATTATGGAGGCGGCCAATCGCGGGGCGTATGAGGCTGGATGCAAGACGATCGGGTTGAATATCAAGCTGCCGTTTGAGCAGCATCCGAACCCTTACATTACGCCGGCACTCAGCTTCGACTTTCATTATTTCTTCATGAGGAAGTACTGGTTCGCGTATCTGGCGAAGGCGCTGGTGGTCTTTCCGGGCGGCTTTGGGACGCTGGATGAGATGTTCGAACTGCTGACGCTGGCGCAGACCAGGAAGCTGGCGAAGAAGATCACGGTGGTGATTTATGGGTCGAGCTACTGGAAGAATGTGATCAACCTGGAGCTGCTGGCGGAGAAGGGCGCGATTGCGACGGCGGACCTGGAGCTGTTTGAGTTTGCGGATACGCCGGAGCAGGCGTTCGAGCTGCTGAAGACGGGGCTGACGGAGAATCATCTCGAGTCGGACTACGAACGGGAGCAGGCGAGGCTGGAGAAGCAGCAGAATTCAGACGATCCTGCGCCGAGCGTGCAGGAGCTGATGGGGCCGGATATCGCGAAGACGCGGTAA